A region from the Candidatus Hydrogenedentota bacterium genome encodes:
- a CDS encoding DUF2804 family protein, producing the protein MRPWRMTSESSGAVHLEFKPFYERAGDTNLLVIRSTVHQVFGRYYGTLHADGRTIPVDGVVGWAEEHRARW; encoded by the coding sequence ATGCGGCCATGGCGCATGACCTCGGAATCAAGCGGCGCAGTCCACCTTGAGTTCAAGCCGTTCTACGAGCGAGCCGGCGACACGAACCTGCTGGTTATCCGTTCAACAGTGCATCAGGTGTTCGGCCGTTACTACGGAACCCTTCACGCGGACGGCAGGACCATACCCGTGGATGGCGTCGTCGGCTGGGCCGAAGAGCATCGTGCACGATGGTAG
- a CDS encoding alpha-L-fucosidase encodes MKAAWIVKVLGALAIGLLWPNMTSWAADADAGTLNQAVPEISRPDWDMLQARPEIVEAWKDMRFGMFVCWGPVTLTGLEIGWSRGKARPGQTEGGRGPTPVEVYDNLYKTWMPEKFNAREWVKVAQDAGARYIIFLVKHHDGFCLFDTKLTDYRITGPESAWKVDVFKDIADACHEAGIKLIVYYSQPDWHHPDYRTANHARYISYLHGQVREILTNYGRIDGLWFDLGGKPEDWDSENLFKMARQLQPHLIINNRCGLPGDFDTPEQKLGRFQPERPWETCMTLGTQWSWKPDDNIKSLKECVDTLVTCAVRDGNLALNTNPMPDGQIEPRQVERFRELGQWLKQYGDSIYRTRGGPWKSAKWGGATHRDGTVYLHVLAWPAETLQLPPLPKKILASSLLTGGTVTVTQSEDGVTVEVPPACRQELDTIIVLKIDGPAREIEPIPIPSGALTFGRKITASSTWGPGYEPEMALDEDEGTRWGAAPDSRGGWLEVDLGNETTFTRAVINEQGWNRIEAFELQAWDGQAWQTFAQGTRVGRLELTFDPVAASKVRLNILKANDVPTIWEFQLYK; translated from the coding sequence ATGAAGGCAGCGTGGATTGTAAAAGTGCTGGGCGCCTTGGCAATAGGGCTCCTCTGGCCGAATATGACATCATGGGCTGCCGATGCTGACGCCGGCACGCTGAACCAGGCAGTTCCAGAGATCTCCCGGCCGGATTGGGACATGTTGCAGGCGAGACCGGAAATCGTCGAAGCTTGGAAAGATATGCGATTCGGCATGTTCGTCTGCTGGGGGCCGGTCACGCTTACGGGCCTCGAGATCGGCTGGTCGCGCGGCAAAGCACGGCCCGGCCAGACCGAAGGCGGACGCGGGCCAACGCCCGTCGAGGTCTACGACAATCTCTACAAGACATGGATGCCGGAGAAATTCAACGCCCGCGAATGGGTGAAAGTTGCCCAGGATGCCGGTGCGCGTTACATCATCTTCCTCGTCAAACACCACGACGGCTTCTGCCTGTTCGACACAAAGCTCACCGACTACCGAATCACCGGCCCCGAATCCGCATGGAAGGTGGATGTGTTCAAGGACATCGCCGATGCGTGCCATGAAGCAGGCATCAAACTCATCGTTTACTATTCGCAGCCCGACTGGCACCATCCCGACTACCGCACGGCGAACCACGCGCGGTACATCTCCTACCTCCACGGACAGGTTCGCGAGATCCTGACCAATTACGGGCGCATTGACGGCCTTTGGTTCGACCTGGGAGGCAAACCCGAAGACTGGGATTCCGAGAACCTCTTCAAGATGGCACGCCAGCTCCAGCCCCACCTGATCATCAATAACCGCTGCGGACTCCCGGGGGACTTTGATACGCCCGAACAGAAACTTGGACGTTTCCAGCCCGAGCGTCCCTGGGAGACCTGCATGACCCTCGGCACCCAGTGGTCGTGGAAGCCCGACGACAACATCAAGTCCCTCAAGGAATGCGTTGACACGCTGGTTACCTGCGCAGTGCGCGACGGCAACCTGGCGCTCAACACCAACCCAATGCCCGACGGCCAGATCGAGCCGCGGCAGGTCGAGCGGTTCCGCGAGCTCGGCCAGTGGCTCAAGCAGTATGGCGACAGCATCTACCGCACGCGCGGCGGCCCTTGGAAGTCGGCGAAGTGGGGCGGCGCTACGCATCGTGACGGGACCGTCTACCTGCATGTGCTCGCATGGCCGGCCGAAACGCTGCAACTGCCGCCTCTCCCGAAGAAGATACTTGCAAGTTCCCTTCTTACCGGCGGCACGGTTACGGTGACGCAGTCTGAAGACGGCGTCACGGTCGAAGTGCCGCCGGCTTGCCGCCAGGAACTTGACACGATCATTGTGTTGAAGATTGACGGCCCCGCGCGGGAGATCGAGCCCATTCCCATCCCCTCGGGGGCGCTTACTTTTGGCAGGAAGATTACCGCATCGAGTACCTGGGGGCCCGGTTACGAACCCGAGATGGCGCTGGACGAAGACGAGGGCACCCGCTGGGGTGCGGCCCCCGACAGCCGCGGAGGCTGGCTCGAGGTTGACCTCGGGAACGAAACCACCTTTACCCGCGCCGTCATCAACGAACAGGGCTGGAACCGAATCGAAGCGTTCGAACTGCAGGCGTGGGACGGGCAGGCGTGGCAGACTTTCGCCCAGGGCACCCGAGTTGGCCGTCTGGAACTCACCTTTGACCCTGTCGCCGCCTCAAAGGTGCGCCTTAACATCCTCAAGGCAAACGATGTCCCCACCATTTGGGAATTCCAGCTGTACAAATAG